The region TTGAACACCTACTAATGTAAAATTATCTTTAGGTTCATTCTCTTTACATTTAGAGACTAATTGAAAAAAGTAATTAGAAAATTCCTTTTCTTGTAGCGCTAAATCTCGGAAAAATTTTTTCGTAATAACCTGATAAAAACCATCTGAGAGAATTAAAACTCTATCATCAGGTTTAACAGTGAATATTTTTGATTGATAAGTAAATCCATCTTTTATACCTAACGCATTCGTAAGTATATTTTTTCTTGGGTACACTAAAGCTTCTTCTTTAGAGAGAACCCCTTCAGACACAAGTTTATTTACTTCAGTATCATCAATCGTAAGCTGTTTTAGCCCCATTCCTCGAATAACATAAAGTCTAGAATCTCCTGCATGCACTACATGCATTTGTTTGTTCTTGATAAAAGCAACTGTAAGAGTTGTTGCCATATTTTTTAATTCAGGAACACTACTTCCTTGCGTGATTAGAGCTTCATGCGCTGATTTCATACTGATT is a window of Acinetobacter sp. 10FS3-1 DNA encoding:
- a CDS encoding PP2C family protein-serine/threonine phosphatase — encoded protein: MSASCGAGLLLAVADGVGGNNGGEIASKLAISTFYKSFSNSVEKNSIKESLEISMKSAHEALITQGSSVPELKNMATTLTVAFIKNKQMHVVHAGDSRLYVIRGMGLKQLTIDDTEVNKLVSEGVLSKEEALVYPRKNILTNALGIKDGFTYQSKIFTVKPDDRVLILSDGFYQVITKKFFRDLALQEKEFSNYFFQLVSKCKENEPKDNFTLVGVQIS